In a genomic window of Deltaproteobacteria bacterium:
- a CDS encoding hsp70 family protein gives MTGSRYLIGIDLGTTNCAVAYVDTIRPGVVQHFSLQQLVNEATVAAQPTLPSFLYLPGAHELPEGSLALPWDRERRYAVGHFARVQGARVPGRLVSSAKSWLCHPDVDHTAPILPWGSTDDAEKLSPVEASARYLLHIREAWNHRMGKAFALETQQVILTVPASFDEVARELTVQAAERAGLPQVTLLEEPQAALYAWLAAHPDSWQTQLRAGSVILVCDIGGGTTDLSLVAVTSGKSQLQLERVAVGDHLLLGGDNMDLALARLAETRLAHGGRLDAQRWQTLTYLCRVAKEDLFADPNRSSATVTLAGRGSAVVGGTLNTTLTREELERVVLDGFFPQVAADAAPRQGARVGLQEFGLPYASEPEIPRHLALFLRQHATDATGRMIKPDAILFNGGALTPLAIRERIVTVLSSWFAEEHGAEWRPVVLTNTSLDLAVAHGAAYYGLVRRGQGVRIGGGSARAYYIGLGTPPQDKSDNSTVPTVSALCLVRHGMEEGEEVHLSEPEFAVLANQPVSFPLYASSTRTTDPTGAVVSLPVEQLAVLPAIRTVLRFGKKTGAATIPVQVSAKFTEVGTLELWCEARQTTHRWRLQFQLRGESNVAPAVAPTTVGEEHVLDESVLAEALQQLTAVFGAPAPALDDPVTPQNLTRQLEQMLGTNKDNWPLSGIRHLWEALWEQQKGRERSPEHEARWLNLLGFCLRPGFGHQTDEWRLQQLWKLYPRGPLHGNAVQCRAEWWNLWKRVAGGLSRQQQQVLYADIAPWLLPKLKHKIKAGRSKVGPQEIREMWQVMGSCERLASDAKAELGEELVRLVEKQKASDQEAWALSRLGARGLLYGPANCVVRRDTAAAWLERLLRSEWKNPEILGFVVVQLARCTGDRTRDLDDELRQRIAERLAPLPLGARWAQQVREVVTLEAREQARILDESLPVGLQIREAG, from the coding sequence ATGACGGGTTCGCGTTATCTCATTGGCATCGACTTGGGCACGACCAACTGTGCCGTGGCCTATGTGGACACGATACGTCCTGGAGTCGTGCAGCATTTCTCGCTTCAACAGTTGGTCAACGAGGCGACGGTGGCCGCTCAGCCCACGCTGCCCTCGTTCCTCTATCTGCCCGGTGCACATGAACTGCCGGAAGGGAGTTTGGCGCTGCCGTGGGATCGCGAGCGCCGCTATGCCGTTGGGCACTTTGCCCGCGTGCAAGGTGCACGGGTCCCTGGGCGGTTAGTCTCTTCGGCGAAGTCGTGGCTATGTCATCCCGATGTCGATCACACTGCGCCTATCCTCCCGTGGGGGAGTACCGACGACGCGGAGAAACTCTCTCCAGTCGAAGCCTCGGCTCGCTACCTCCTGCATATTCGGGAAGCCTGGAATCACCGCATGGGCAAAGCCTTTGCCCTGGAGACGCAGCAGGTCATACTCACCGTGCCGGCCTCGTTCGACGAAGTCGCGCGCGAATTGACTGTCCAAGCGGCGGAGCGTGCAGGCTTGCCCCAAGTGACGTTGCTGGAAGAGCCACAAGCCGCGCTGTACGCCTGGCTAGCCGCGCATCCCGACTCTTGGCAAACGCAACTACGTGCCGGCAGTGTGATCCTGGTGTGCGATATCGGCGGCGGCACCACGGACTTGAGCCTCGTTGCCGTGACTTCGGGCAAGTCGCAGCTACAGCTTGAGCGTGTGGCGGTGGGCGATCATCTCTTACTCGGGGGCGACAACATGGATCTCGCCTTGGCGCGGCTGGCCGAGACGCGGCTGGCTCACGGGGGACGGCTTGACGCCCAGCGCTGGCAGACGCTGACGTATCTGTGTCGGGTCGCGAAAGAGGATCTCTTCGCCGATCCGAATCGCAGCAGTGCAACCGTCACCTTGGCTGGACGTGGGAGTGCGGTCGTAGGTGGGACGTTGAACACGACACTCACACGGGAAGAACTTGAGCGCGTAGTGCTCGATGGGTTTTTCCCCCAAGTTGCCGCGGATGCCGCTCCGCGCCAGGGCGCACGGGTGGGGTTGCAAGAGTTCGGTTTGCCCTACGCATCGGAGCCGGAGATTCCGCGTCACTTAGCCTTGTTTCTGCGCCAACATGCGACCGATGCCACCGGCCGGATGATAAAACCGGATGCCATTTTGTTTAACGGTGGCGCGCTGACACCGTTGGCGATTCGCGAACGGATCGTGACTGTGCTGTCGAGCTGGTTTGCCGAAGAGCACGGAGCTGAGTGGCGGCCTGTCGTCTTGACGAACACCAGCCTCGATTTGGCCGTTGCCCACGGTGCCGCATACTACGGCCTCGTCAGACGCGGTCAGGGAGTGCGCATCGGCGGCGGTAGCGCGCGGGCCTACTACATCGGTCTTGGAACCCCGCCGCAGGACAAGAGCGACAATTCGACCGTGCCTACCGTGTCAGCCCTGTGCCTGGTGCGCCACGGTATGGAGGAAGGCGAGGAAGTGCACCTGTCCGAGCCTGAGTTCGCCGTGCTGGCGAATCAACCGGTCAGCTTTCCCTTGTATGCGTCGAGCACGCGGACCACCGATCCGACTGGTGCTGTTGTGTCGCTTCCTGTGGAACAACTCGCGGTGTTGCCAGCGATTCGCACTGTCTTGCGGTTCGGCAAAAAGACCGGGGCTGCTACCATTCCCGTGCAAGTGTCGGCTAAGTTCACCGAAGTCGGGACCTTGGAGTTATGGTGTGAAGCGCGGCAGACAACCCATCGCTGGCGTTTGCAGTTTCAGCTACGCGGCGAAAGTAACGTGGCGCCGGCGGTGGCGCCGACAACGGTCGGCGAAGAACATGTGCTCGACGAGTCCGTGCTGGCCGAGGCGCTCCAACAGCTCACTGCGGTGTTTGGCGCGCCTGCTCCTGCTCTTGATGATCCTGTCACTCCTCAGAATCTCACGCGACAGTTGGAACAGATGCTGGGCACCAATAAAGACAACTGGCCGCTGAGCGGCATCCGCCATCTGTGGGAGGCGTTGTGGGAGCAGCAGAAAGGGCGAGAGCGCAGCCCGGAGCATGAAGCGCGTTGGCTCAATCTTCTTGGCTTTTGTCTCCGCCCGGGATTCGGACATCAGACCGACGAGTGGCGGCTCCAGCAATTGTGGAAGCTCTATCCACGCGGGCCGCTGCATGGCAATGCCGTGCAGTGTCGCGCGGAATGGTGGAACTTGTGGAAGCGCGTAGCTGGAGGATTGAGTCGTCAGCAGCAACAAGTCCTGTATGCCGATATCGCTCCATGGCTGTTGCCGAAGCTCAAGCACAAGATTAAAGCCGGACGCTCGAAAGTTGGGCCGCAAGAAATCCGCGAGATGTGGCAGGTTATGGGCAGTTGCGAGCGCCTAGCGTCTGACGCCAAGGCGGAGTTAGGCGAAGAACTCGTGCGGCTGGTGGAAAAACAGAAAGCGTCCGATCAAGAAGCCTGGGCGCTCTCTCGTTTAGGAGCCCGTGGGCTACTCTATGGCCCGGCCAATTGCGTGGTGCGTCGCGATACAGCGGCGGCGTGGCTGGAACGGCTGCTCCGCAGCGAATGGAAAAACCCCGAGATCCTCGGCTTTGTGGTCGTACAGCTCGCACGTTGCACGGGAGATCGTACCCGCGACCTCGACGACGAGTTGCGCCAACGCATTGCCGAACGCCTGGCGCCTTTGCCACTGGGGGCACGTTGGGCGCAACAAGTCCGCGAAGTCGTGACCCTCGAAGCCCGCGAGCAAGCCCGTATCTTGGATGAGTCGCTCCCGGTCGGATTGCAGATCCGCGAGGCGGGGTGA
- a CDS encoding winged helix-turn-helix transcriptional regulator — protein sequence MTLPATKALFPLHDDLVPRVARWFHALSDETRLRIVDRLSDGEKCVCDLTDLLDAAQSRLSFHLKTLKDAGILKDRRDGRWVYYSLNPAVVEDLEQFLCSLTNCCRQLTKEASSCCK from the coding sequence ATGACGTTGCCTGCGACCAAAGCTTTATTCCCGTTACACGACGATCTGGTGCCGCGCGTCGCGCGCTGGTTCCATGCCCTGTCGGATGAGACACGGTTGCGCATCGTGGACCGTCTGAGCGACGGGGAGAAGTGCGTGTGCGATTTGACCGACCTCTTGGACGCAGCGCAGTCCCGTCTCTCGTTCCATCTCAAAACGTTGAAAGATGCCGGCATCTTGAAGGACCGCCGCGACGGGCGCTGGGTGTATTACTCCCTGAACCCGGCCGTAGTGGAAGACCTAGAACAGTTCCTCTGCTCGCTGACGAACTGCTGCCGTCAGCTTACCAAGGAGGCGTCATCATGCTGTAAATAG
- a CDS encoding type II toxin-antitoxin system VapC family toxin produces the protein MKVLLDTHVWLWWLLGSGRLQKRERTALDRLAAGAALRLAAVSLWEAQMLHAKGRLVLDRPFDVWIREAAGANVIEIAPLDVEVVIALDSLPASFHGDPADRLIVATARAHRLPLATYDRAIQKSRTATIWKAR, from the coding sequence GTGAAAGTTCTGCTGGACACGCATGTCTGGCTTTGGTGGCTGCTTGGCTCCGGTCGACTCCAGAAGCGGGAGCGAACCGCATTGGATCGATTGGCGGCGGGCGCTGCTCTTCGATTGGCGGCGGTAAGCCTGTGGGAAGCACAGATGCTGCACGCGAAGGGCCGACTCGTACTAGATCGACCTTTCGACGTCTGGATACGCGAGGCGGCTGGAGCTAACGTAATTGAAATCGCACCACTCGACGTCGAAGTCGTGATCGCGCTTGACAGTCTTCCTGCTTCGTTCCACGGAGACCCGGCGGATCGTCTGATTGTTGCTACTGCTCGTGCGCACCGCCTGCCCCTTGCGACCTATGACCGAGCAATCCAGAAGAGTCGAACAGCGACCATTTGGAAAGCACGCTAA